In a single window of the Pseudodesulfovibrio profundus genome:
- a CDS encoding glutamate synthase-related protein: MLFQSINKNYHEFCIDRDEKLCINCKVCVRQCSYDAHYWDEAREKVEHDNTKCIGCHRCEALCPTAALNIRNKPSDFRTNNLWRPVFLQNIYKQADTGGVLLAGMGSPVDIPVYWDRILLDASQVTNPSIDPLREPMELKTFLGAKPKKVNITTGANGKPELKTKLTPQIELDVPIMFAAMSFGAINFNLHRAMARAATATGTAYNTGEGGLHKSLYKYGKNTIVQVASGRFGVHRDYLKAGVGIEIKVGQGAKPGIGGHLPGEKINDKVSETRMVPIGSDAISPAPHHDIYSIEDLLQLIYALKEASEYKAPVSVKIAAVHNVAAIASGIARAGADIITVDGMRGGTGAAPAMIRDNVGIPLELALAQVDQRLRDEGIRNNVSIVAAGGIRCSGDVIKAIALGADAVYIGTATLIAVGCTICGRCYTGKCPWGIATNDPKLSKRQNPDIAAKKLTNLINAWGHEIEEMLGGMGLNSIESLRGNRDKLRGVGLSDTELDILGIKHAGR; encoded by the coding sequence TTGTTGTTTCAATCCATCAATAAAAACTACCATGAGTTTTGCATTGACCGAGACGAGAAGCTCTGCATCAACTGCAAGGTTTGTGTCCGACAATGTTCGTATGATGCCCACTATTGGGATGAGGCCCGCGAAAAAGTAGAGCATGACAATACAAAATGTATTGGCTGCCATCGCTGTGAAGCTCTTTGTCCCACTGCAGCATTGAATATCCGAAATAAACCCTCGGATTTCAGAACTAACAATCTGTGGCGCCCTGTATTTCTCCAGAATATTTACAAACAGGCAGACACTGGTGGTGTCCTGCTTGCTGGCATGGGATCCCCCGTTGATATTCCTGTATACTGGGATCGCATTCTGTTGGATGCAAGCCAGGTGACAAATCCATCAATTGACCCTCTTCGTGAGCCAATGGAGTTGAAGACATTCTTGGGAGCAAAGCCCAAAAAGGTCAACATCACCACTGGTGCCAATGGAAAGCCTGAGCTTAAGACAAAGTTGACCCCGCAGATCGAACTTGATGTTCCCATCATGTTTGCTGCTATGAGTTTTGGTGCGATCAACTTCAACCTTCATCGGGCTATGGCCAGGGCCGCAACTGCAACGGGAACGGCCTACAACACTGGTGAAGGTGGTCTGCATAAGTCTCTTTACAAATATGGAAAGAACACCATCGTTCAGGTCGCTTCAGGGCGTTTCGGCGTGCACAGAGACTACCTCAAAGCAGGAGTCGGAATTGAGATTAAAGTAGGGCAGGGAGCAAAGCCAGGTATTGGCGGACACTTGCCTGGTGAGAAAATCAACGACAAGGTTTCTGAAACCAGAATGGTGCCTATCGGGTCCGATGCTATTTCGCCTGCTCCGCATCACGATATCTACTCGATCGAAGACCTGTTGCAGCTCATTTATGCTCTGAAAGAAGCTTCCGAGTACAAAGCTCCGGTCTCCGTTAAGATCGCTGCCGTACACAATGTCGCAGCCATTGCTTCAGGTATAGCTCGAGCCGGTGCGGACATCATCACAGTTGATGGTATGCGCGGCGGTACAGGCGCAGCACCGGCCATGATTCGTGACAACGTGGGTATCCCGCTTGAGTTGGCATTGGCACAGGTTGACCAGCGCCTCCGTGACGAAGGGATCAGAAACAACGTTTCGATCGTCGCAGCAGGCGGTATTCGTTGTTCTGGTGATGTCATCAAGGCGATCGCTCTGGGAGCTGACGCTGTTTACATTGGAACCGCGACGCTTATCGCTGTCGGATGTACAATTTGTGGACGCTGTTACACTGGTAAGTGTCCATGGGGCATCGCTACAAATGATCCCAAGCTTTCCAAGCGTCAGAACCCTGATATCGCAGCGAAGAAGCTGACCAACCTCATCAATGCGTGGGGACATGAAATCGAAGAGATGTTGGGCGGAATGGGGCTGAACTCCATTGAGTCCCTGAGAGGCAATCGCGACAAACTGCGCGGTGTCGGTTTGTCTGATACTGAACTTGATATTCTCGGCATCAAGCACGCCGGGCGTTAA
- a CDS encoding 4Fe-4S dicluster domain-containing protein, whose amino-acid sequence MKRVYPDKEYCIGCHLCELACITAHSKSKDLIIAYREERGKDGLSACKRVFEKGDTCVAISCRHCDEPSCVAACISGGLHKDPETGRTVYDREKCVGCWSCLMACPYGAIRRHPTEGKIVKCDLCEGREEGPACVSACPNAALKYEERD is encoded by the coding sequence ATGAAACGAGTCTATCCGGACAAAGAATATTGCATTGGTTGCCATCTCTGCGAGTTGGCCTGCATCACAGCTCACTCAAAATCAAAAGATTTGATCATAGCTTACCGTGAAGAACGTGGAAAAGACGGACTGTCTGCATGCAAACGTGTCTTTGAAAAAGGCGATACGTGTGTAGCGATCAGTTGTCGGCACTGCGACGAACCCTCCTGTGTGGCAGCCTGCATTTCTGGCGGACTGCATAAAGACCCTGAAACAGGTCGCACGGTCTATGACAGGGAAAAGTGTGTTGGGTGCTGGTCGTGCCTTATGGCATGTCCCTACGGAGCCATCAGAAGACACCCAACAGAAGGCAAAATTGTCAAATGTGATCTGTGCGAAGGGAGAGAGGAAGGTCCTGCCTGTGTTTCGGCCTGTCCCAACGCTGCTTTGAAATACGAAGAGAGAGATTAG
- a CDS encoding NAD(P)/FAD-dependent oxidoreductase → MKYVIIGNGIASIGAIEGFRKVDTENEILVIGSEDSPAYGRPLISYLLAGKIGPERLSLRPKEFYEKSNVTLKLGTTVTGIDTSAKTVSTDKGESIGFDNLLIATGGIPFTPPIPGSDGVDVYNFTNLDHAQQLISKAKDIKRAVVIGGGLIGLKAGESLFDRGVDVTILELSPRILSLAFDENAASLAGARLEEVGLNVRCGVSAKEIQRDSDGNLKGVHLTDGDFLQADAVVIAIGVVPNYNLAKDSGIEVDRGIKVDDNMCTSAEGVFAAGDVAQAKDLLFGDDRVIPIWTNAYNQGFCAGKNMAGSCIEFTGSLAMNSISFYGLPTISVGTVNPPENDASYEVATSLDQKKKSYRKLVFKNDRMVGYVLVGDIDMAGMYTAFVKFQMAVPEDAKKQILAGEPDVLMWPDDFFKETWNPGWEEQD, encoded by the coding sequence ATGAAATATGTAATTATCGGCAACGGTATCGCCTCTATCGGCGCCATTGAAGGCTTCCGCAAAGTCGACACCGAAAACGAAATACTGGTTATCGGTTCTGAAGATTCTCCTGCATACGGACGCCCACTGATTTCCTACCTGTTGGCAGGCAAGATTGGGCCAGAACGTTTGTCTCTTCGTCCCAAGGAGTTTTACGAAAAATCTAATGTGACGCTTAAGCTTGGCACGACAGTGACCGGGATCGATACGAGCGCCAAGACTGTCTCGACTGATAAAGGTGAATCCATTGGCTTCGATAACCTGCTCATAGCAACAGGTGGCATCCCTTTCACACCGCCGATTCCTGGCTCGGATGGCGTTGATGTGTATAACTTCACTAACCTTGATCACGCTCAGCAGCTTATATCTAAAGCGAAGGACATAAAAAGGGCAGTGGTCATCGGTGGTGGACTCATCGGCCTGAAAGCTGGCGAATCCCTTTTCGACAGGGGAGTGGACGTGACCATTCTTGAGCTATCTCCTCGAATCCTGAGTCTGGCATTCGATGAAAATGCAGCTTCTCTCGCTGGAGCACGCCTCGAAGAAGTTGGACTCAATGTTCGATGTGGAGTGAGCGCCAAGGAGATTCAACGCGATTCTGATGGCAACCTTAAAGGTGTTCACCTGACTGACGGAGATTTTCTCCAGGCAGATGCGGTTGTTATCGCGATCGGTGTCGTTCCCAACTACAATTTGGCCAAAGACTCCGGCATTGAAGTGGACCGAGGTATCAAAGTCGACGACAACATGTGCACCAGCGCTGAAGGCGTTTTTGCCGCAGGCGACGTTGCACAAGCCAAGGACCTGCTGTTCGGCGATGATCGAGTAATTCCCATCTGGACTAATGCGTATAATCAAGGATTCTGCGCAGGTAAAAACATGGCAGGCTCCTGTATTGAATTTACTGGCTCCCTCGCCATGAATTCTATTTCATTTTACGGCTTGCCAACAATTTCCGTCGGTACCGTTAACCCTCCCGAAAATGATGCCTCATACGAAGTGGCTACTTCTTTGGATCAAAAGAAAAAAAGCTACCGCAAATTGGTTTTCAAAAATGATCGGATGGTTGGATATGTGCTGGTTGGGGATATTGACATGGCTGGAATGTACACAGCGTTCGTCAAGTTCCAGATGGCTGTTCCAGAAGATGCCAAGAAACAGATTCTGGCCGGTGAACCGGATGTTCTTATGTGGCCCGATGATTTCTTCAAGGAAACCTGGAATCCGGGTTGGGAAGAGCAGGACTAG